One segment of Thermococcus profundus DNA contains the following:
- the gcvH gene encoding glycine cleavage system protein GcvH, producing MIEVGEYKVKEGLYYTKDHEWAQVLEDGTVLVGISDYAQKELGDLAYVELPEVGAEFNKGDVLCELESVKAVSEVYAPVSGEVIEVNGELEDSPELLNEDPYGNWIAKLKPSNLDEELKELMDAEAYAEYLKSL from the coding sequence ATGATCGAAGTTGGCGAATACAAGGTTAAGGAGGGCCTTTACTACACCAAGGACCACGAGTGGGCCCAGGTCCTTGAGGATGGAACGGTTCTCGTTGGGATAAGCGACTACGCCCAGAAGGAGCTCGGCGACCTGGCTTACGTCGAGCTTCCCGAGGTCGGGGCGGAGTTCAACAAGGGGGACGTCCTCTGCGAGCTGGAGAGCGTCAAGGCCGTTTCCGAGGTCTACGCCCCGGTCAGCGGAGAGGTCATCGAGGTCAACGGGGAACTCGAGGACAGCCCGGAGCTCCTCAACGAGGATCCCTACGGAAACTGGATAGCCAAGCTCAAACCGAGCAATCTCGATGAGGAGCTCAAGGAGCTCATGGATGCGGAAGCTTATGCCGAATACCTCAAGAGCCTCTGA
- a CDS encoding DUF7132 family protein has protein sequence MKVLKEWDVKVKLVKTKRGAILHMIELEPGHFYIEQNPLKDSKYGVAYRRIKENFPEFYMFWEIKNNRYTGKLLAGAFLEKKEIDDFVTQLAKSEDYKNFEDVKEKVEELEE, from the coding sequence GTGAAAGTTTTGAAGGAATGGGACGTTAAGGTGAAGCTCGTAAAGACGAAGAGGGGAGCGATCCTGCACATGATAGAGCTCGAGCCCGGCCACTTCTACATCGAGCAGAACCCGCTGAAGGATTCAAAGTACGGTGTCGCGTACAGGAGGATAAAGGAGAACTTCCCGGAGTTCTACATGTTTTGGGAGATAAAGAACAACCGCTACACGGGAAAGCTTTTGGCCGGAGCGTTCCTTGAGAAGAAGGAGATAGACGACTTCGTTACCCAGCTGGCGAAGAGCGAGGACTACAAGAACTTTGAAGACGTAAAAGAGAAGGTTGAAGAGCTAGAAGAGTGA